A stretch of DNA from Campylobacter concisus:
TTGTGAAATTTTACAGCCAACATTTGGCATAGCAAATAAGAAATTTTTCTCATTTGTTACCTCAATAATCTCATTGTTTAAATTTGCGATATAAAAGGATTCTCCATCATTTCCGCACTCTTGATTTTTATAAATCGTATCTTTTAGATCCAAATTTTTAATTTGTCCATCTTTTATAAAGACGATGCTTTGGTTGCTTTCATTAATAAAGCAGCCTAATTGCTGGGCAAAAGCTGTTATTAAAAACAAACTTATACAAAGCAGAAATCTCATAATCCAAGGTACTTTCATCATAAATTTAATAAGCAAGAAAACTATACATACTTAACTCTTAAAAGCAAATTAGCGATTAATTTATTTTTTTAAGCTTTTAAAGAAAAATATCAATAAATTTTTTTAAATTTCATTATTTACATTATATAGACATTATGATTTAATCAATACTAATATAGTTTTAATAAAATTTATTATTTATTGAATCGCTTATTTTTAGTACTAATTTGCATAAAAATTTAAATTTGAATTATTTCTTAAGAAAATTATTTAAATTAGATAATTATATTAAGTAATGAGAAATCTTTAGCATTTAAGTAAAAAGCTAAATTTTATGTGTTTGATATATTTTTAGCTTAAAGCCATTGGTAATTTAAATTTGTTTAAATAGGCTATAATCCACCAAAAAAGGAGAGATAATGCTAACGCATTTAGATGAGAAAGATCGTCCAAAAATGGTCGATGTGAGCCCAAAAGATCCAACAAAAAGAGTAGCAACTGCTAGTGGGATCATCAAGATGAGCAAAGAGGCCTTTAGAGCGATCAAAGAAAATACTGGTAAAAAAGGTCCGGTCATCCAAACAGCTGTCGTTGCTGCGATAATGGGTGCAAAAAAGACAAGTGAACTAATCCCGATGTGCCATCCACTAGCTATTTTAGGTGTGGATTGTGATATCGAGGAGCTACCTGAAATTTGCGCTTTTAAGCTTTATGTGAGCGTAAAAATAGAGGGTAAAACAGGCGTTGAGATGGAGGCATTAACTGGCGTTAGCGTGGGGCTTTTGACCATTTATGATATGGTAAAAGCTATAGATAAAAGCATGGAAATAAGTAATATCGTATTAGAGAGTAAAACAGGAGGAAAAAGTGGCGAGTATATGCGATCTAAATAACAAAAAAGCAAAAATTGATTACCCAACGCATTGGGAATACAAAATAATATTTGATGCAGATGTCAATGTAGAAGAAAAGGTAAAAGAGATAGTAAAAGATAGAGAATTTAAGCTAGTTTTTTCAAAATTTAGCAAAGATAAAAAGTACGCTAGCTATGACTTAGCCGTACTAGTTTTGAGCGAAGAAGAGAGGCTAGAGATATTTTCAGCACTAAAACACGAAGCAAAATACGTTTTATAAGGCAAAAGATATGAACAGTTTAGAACAAAATTTACATGATTATAAAAGCAGCGATGGCTTATTAATAAGCATAAAAGCTCTTTGCAATAACTTCTTTCAAGATGCTGCAAACAAAGATATAAATGCTTTACCAGAAATTTTAAAGGCTAAAATGAACGAGCTTTATGACAAGATGAACAAAGAAGATCTCATAAACGCAAAAAATCTAAAAAGTGCCATGGAGGGAATAAATCAAGCCATTGTCGGTACTGAGGAAAAGGCACTTTACGAGCTGCTTGATAAAAAAGATGAGCTAAATCGTGCAATAGAAGCAAAACGAGAAGAGATAAAAAATAGGCTCAAAATTTCATTTGAAGCAGCTGAAGAAGTCATAAAAGATAGAAATTTTAGTGAAAAAGAGGAAATTTTAGAGCTTTTAAATAATGCGATCATTAGAGAAACAAGGCTTCTTGGTATCTTAAAAGAGAGCGCTCAAATCGCATTTTTGACAACTCTTGAAGGCGCAAAAGATGTCGAGGAAACAGCTGGTGCGATAGCTAAAAATATGACTTATGTTGCGATAATTGGAGGAGAGTTTAGCAAAGAGCGGATACTTGAAATTTCAAAAAACATCATCATAGCAGCGGCAAATTTAGCAGACGAGGGTCATATTTTTGCAAAAGAGTTGATAAGTGGAGCAATAAGTGGCACAAGAGATGGCATTTTAAGAGCCATAGAAAAGCTTAAAGATGAGGCGAAATTTGCTCCAGATGAGCTTAGGCTAAACTCGCAGCTACTAAATTTAAAAAATATTGATGAAGAATTTATAGCCTTGCTTAGAGAACTTGAAAAGGAATTTGAAGGTGTAGCAAGAAACGAGATCGAAAACGTTATAAATAGCGAGCTAGATACAAACCTAGCAAAATTTAAACGTATTAGCGATCAAGCAAGAGAGCAGATTATTTCAAGGATAGAAGAATTAAAGTCAAACGGCATGGCAAAGCTTATGAGTGAGGCAAATAATAAATTTGAAGCCCTAAAGCAAGAGCTAAACGACAAGAGTAAAAAGCTAAAACTAAATTTTGATACAAACGATAAAATTGAAGAGATCAAACAAGAGATCGCTAATCTTGAGAAAAAAGCCAATGAAAAATTTGAAGACATCAAACAAATTGACATCAAATCAGAAGCCAAGAAATTTGGAGATAGGGCTTACCAAGCTGCAAAAGATCTGTTAAATGTTATTAAAAAAGATAAAAAAGAGGATTAAATTATCAAGCTTATCTTGAAATTTTTCTTGAAAGATACTCACGCTAAATATTCTTGCCAAGTGTGAAAAATTTCTCCACACTTGGATTTTACTTTTTAAAGCTTTAAATCATAAAAATAGATAAAGTAAAAATGCTCCTAAAATCAAGCGGTAGATGACAAAGGGCAGCATCCTGATTCTTGAGATGATCCCCATAAATAGCTTAACGCAGAGATAAGCACTAACTGCACTTATGATGACTCCAAGGGCGATATCGCTCCAAGGAAGCGCATTTGGATCTTTTATAAGTTTGATACTCTCGAGTCCGCCAGCTAGGATGATGACTGGGATCGACATCAAAAATGAGAAATTTGCACTACCCTTGTGGCTAAATCCTAAAAAAAGTGCTGCTGTCATCGTTATGCCTGATCTTGAGACGCCAGGGATGAGCGCCACAGCTTGAGCAAGGCCGATAATAAGTGCAAATTTTATGGTCATTTCATATTCGCTTTTATTTGTTGAGCGTAGATCCGCAAAGTAAAGTGCTATACCAAAGACGATCGTAGTAATAGCAATCACAACGCCGCTTCTTGCGTATTCTTCGATAATGTTGTTAAACAAAAGTCCAAAGATCCCAACTGGAATGGTAGCAAAGCCGACACACCAAACAAGCAAGCTATCGCCTACCATCTTTCTTTGTGCGATCGAGACAAAAAAGTCACGAAGTAGCTTAAAAATCGTATCTTTAAAATAAAAAAGTATCGCACTTAACGTACCAACGTGCACTGCCACGTCAAAGGCAAGCCCCTGATCTGGCCAGCCAAGTAGCTTTGGCACCAAGATAAGATGAGCCGAGCTAGATATCGGCAAAAATTCGCTTATGCCTTGCACCAAAGCCAAAACGATAACGTGAGAAATTTCCATAAAATGCCTTTTTTGATTTTAGATTGCAGTTGGGGATTTTACTCCCCAAGATTAAATTTATATAAGTTCGCTAGCAAAATTTGCAAGTTTTTGCGGAGTAAATCCAAAGTGATCAAATAGCTCGTTCGCCTTGCCGCTGGCGCCAAAGCCGCTCATGCCATAAACTGCGTCGGCAAATTTATACCACTCAAGGCCAGTTGCAGCCTCAACTGCGATGATCGTCGTATTTTTATCTAAAATTCTAGCCACATACTCATCTGGTTGCTCGCAAAGTAGGTCAAAACAAGGAGCCGACACGACGTTTGCTCCGATACCTTGCTCAGCTAGAAGTGTGACTGCTTTTACGCAGAGCGAAACCTCGCTACCGCTTGCTATAAATGTTATCTTCGCATCTTTTGCCGAGCTTAGCAGATATGCACCGTTGCTAACCTCGCCAAATTCGCCTTTAGCGAGCGGATCAAGCCCTTGACGGCTAAGCACAAAGGCACTTGGAGCGTTTAAATTTAGAGCCACTTGCCAGCTAGCTGCGTTTTCGTTGCCATCAGCTGGGCGGAATGTGTAGAAATTTGGCATCGCTCTAAATGTGCTAAGCTGTTCTATTGGCTGGTGTGTCGGACCATCTTCGCCAACGCCGATGCTATCGTGCGTGAAGACAAAAAAGTGCTTGATGCCCATGAGCGCTGCTATCCTTGCACTTGGCTTTAAATAGTCGCTGAAAATAAAAAATGTTGCTGAAAATGGCAAGAAAAGGCCGTATCTTGAGATGCCATTGTTGATAGCTGCCATGGCATGCTCTCTGATGCCGTAGTGGATATTTTTACCATTTGGGAAGTCGCCCATGCTCTTTAGCTCGGTCTTATTTGACGGAGCAAGGTCAGCACTACCACCGATAAAGCCAGGGAGTTTTTTAGCTATCTCATTTAAAATGACGTGGTTTGTATCTCTTGTAGCTAGTTTTTTGTCGCTAAAGTCAGGGAATTCGATCTTGCTAAACTCTGGATTAAGAAGTGAGTTTAATAAATTTTTGCCTTCAATGCTTAGTGCCTCAACCTTTTTGTTCCACATCGCTTCTTCAAGATCGCCCTTTTCAACTGCGCCTCTAAACCTTAAAAGCACGTCCTCGTCAATGGCAAATTTCTTCTCAGGATCAAAACCAGCTGCAGCCTTTGCCTTTTTGATAATCTCTTCGCCAAGTGGGGCGCCGTGGCTGTGTTGTGAGCCCTCAAGCTCCATTGCACCACGTGCTATACGTGTGTTTGCGATGATGAGATATGGCGACTCTTTCTCATTTGCTTGCTCTAGTGCAAATTCGATCTGATCGTAGTCGTGTCCATCGATGCGTGCGACCTCCCAGCCCTGCGCCTCAAATCTCGCTTTTACATCCTCGCTAAATGCGATCGCTGTATCGCCCTCGATCGTGATGTTGTTTGAGTCGTAGATGAGCACAAGGTTGTCTAGTCTTAAATTTCCTGCGATTGAACATGCCTCGTAGCTTATGCCCTCTTCTAGGTCGCCATCGCCGCAAAGGCAGTAAATTTTATGATCGATTATTTTATTATCTGGCTCGTTTAGCACGTTTGCAGCGTATTTTTCTGCCATGGCTAGGCCAACTGCGTTTGCCACGCCCTGACCAAGTGGGCCAGTAGCAACCTCAACGCCTGGAGTGTGAATCTCTGGGTGTCCTGGTGTGTTTGAGCCAAGTTGGCGGAAATTTTTAAGCTCATCTAGGCTTAGATTGTAGCCACTTAGGTGCAAAAAGCTATAGACCAAGCTTGATGCGTGACCGCCGCTAAAAACTAGCCTATCTCTGTTTAGCCATTTTGGATTTTTTGGATTGTGTTTTAAAAAGTTGCTCAAAACCACCATGATATCAGCTAGGCCCATAGGAGCACCTGGGTGTCCGCTGTTAGCGTTTTGCACCATATCAGCGCACAAAAATCTTATAGTATCGGCTTGTTTTTTTAGCATATCATCTCCTTTTATTGCGTCAGATTATACAAAAAAGTGATTAAAACTTGCCTTGCGTTTTGGTTTAAAATGTCTAAAAAGTGATATAAATTTTCTAATTTTTTATTAGCAAAAAGCTAGAAATTTCTAGCTTTTATCTTAGTTGTTTATCTGTAAGCTCCAAGATCATCTTTGCTATGCTTACGTCTATCTGTTTTAGCGCCTCTTCTATCTCGCAAATAAGCTCATCTTTTTTCTTTTTTGCACCAGACAAACCTAGTAAATTTGTAAATGAGTTTTTAGCTAGATCGTTATGTACGGGCTTTCCAGCAGCTGCTTCATCACTTGTAAGATCGATGATGTCATCTTGTATCTGAAAAGCAAGGCCAAGCTTTAGTCCGATATCATAAATTTTCTCGCACTCTCTTTCACTTAAATTTACTATCACAGCACCCATTTTTAGGCTTGCAGCGATGAGCTTTGCGGTCTTGTGGATGTGTAAAAAGACTAGTTCGTCAAGGCTTAGCATCTTGCCAGAGAGGCCAAATTTAGCCTTTGCTCTTTTGGTATCCTCTTTGTTCGTATTTTCAAAAAAACAATCCAATGCTTGACCTAGCACCATACCACTAACGCCAGCATTTTGGCTTAAAATTTCCACGCATTTTATACGCGTATCAGCTGGTAAATCGGCACGTGAAATTTCATAAAAAGCATGCGTATTTAGCGCGTCTCCTGCGAGTATCGCAGTAGTCTCGTCGTATGTTACGTGAAGCGTTGGCGTGCCGCGCCTTAGGCTTGCGTTATCCATTGAAGGCAGGTCGTCGTGGATGAGTGAGTAGGTGTGCATCATCTCAAGCCCCAAAGCCACTCTCATAGCCTTTTGCGTGAGGCTTTTGTCCACGCTATATACCACGCCAAGAAGCAATAGTGCTCTAAAGTGCTTGCCTCCAGCCTTTAGCATAACGCCAAGCGCCTCCTCGTAGTAAGGGTGAAAGCTAGGCACCTTTGGCAAATTTGCGTTTAGAAATTTTACAAAGTCCTCAAGTAGGCTCATTTTGGTACTCTTGCAAAAAACTGAAAGTCATTTCTAGTAAATAGAAGCGTAAAATTTTTTAATTCGCCAAGCTTCTCTAAAAGCTCTTCACGACTACTCACGCTTTGTTTATCAAAACCCAAAATTTTATCGCCGGTCTTGATGCCAAAAATTTCTGCATTTGACTTTGGCTCGACCTTTGTAACGACTAAATTTTTATCCACCGTGATACCATAATCCACCAAAATCTTATCATCAAGCATTGTTTGTGGCTCTTTTGGCATGATGTTGAAATTTGGTATATCAAGACTTGAAGGGGCATCTACATCAAGACTTTGGTTAAATTTTACCTCCCCGCTTACTGGCACTTGAAAGAGCATTTCTTGCTTATCGCGCTTCACAATGATGTCAAGCTTTGCGCCCTTTGGAGCAAAAAGCACCATCTCATTTAGCTCTCTTAGGCTCTTTGGCTTGATACCATTTACACTCACTAGCTCGTCATCAACCATCATCATCTTGCCACGGCCCAAAGGGTCAACAAGACCCACAAAAAATTTATCCTCTTTTTGTAAAAATTTCACGCCGATATCACCGTAATAGACGTCATCATAAGATACAAAGTGCTTTAGATAGCGATTTGGTATAAATTTATCAGCTCCAACAGCTATGCCTATCATCTTACAACAAGGCGTGTTTATCTCGCCAGTCGCGTTATACTCGAAGCTTAGCGTGTCAAAGTCGCCTAAATTTTGCCCCAAAGACTTGATGTGACCCATGACGGTGTTGTTAGAGTCGTTTAAGATGCCAACCCAAGTGCTCTTTTTGATGCGCTCCTCGTTGGTCTCATCAGCCATCACAACAGGGCTTAACTCCTTGCTAGAGCGCACTAAGAAAAGCTGCAAATACGGGTCAAATTTGACATATTCTCCAAGCGGGGCTCCGTCACTTTTTGGCACTGCGATCAAATTTTTAGTGATAGCCACGCCAAAGTGTTTATTTACTGAGACGATTGAGTTTTTGTTCTTTTCAAAGCAGGCGTTAAAGTCCTCTTGCGTAGGCCTAGGATCGGCGTTTAGGCAAAGTGCTGTTAGCAAAAATGCAAGGGCAAATTTATATTTTAGTCTCATTTTATCCCCATCGAAGCAAGGCCGCCAAGCATCCTTGAAGCAGTGTTTTTCTTATCAGCCTCAACTGACTTTAGCACGTCATTTACGGCGCTTATTAGTAAAATTTGCATACTCTCTTTATCTTCAAGCAAGCTATCATCTATGCTGATATCAAGTATCTCGCCGCTTCCGTTTGCTCTCACGCTTACAAGTCCGCCACCACTTTTTGCTCCAAATTCTTTATTTTTGCTCTCTTCTTCTATCTGCTTGGCCTGTCTTTGCACATCCTCAAGCATCTGCCCCATCTTTGAAAAGTCAAATCCCTCAAACATCGCCTACTCCTTTATGATCTCGTTTTTGTTATTTACATGTACGATGGTTGGTTTAAATTTCTTAGCCTTCTTAAATTTCATACTAGCGTATGCCACGATGATGACCACGTCTCCCACGCAAACCTTTCTAGCAGCTGCGCCGTTTAGGCAAATTTCGCCTTTTTTGCCTTTTATCACGTAGGTGGCAAATCTCTCGCCGTTGTTTACGTCTAAAATTTCTACCTTTTGATTTTCTATCAAATTTGCGGCCTTTATAAGCTCCTCGCCGATGCTGATCGAGCCAACGTAGTTTAAATTTGCGTCTGTTACGACAGCTCTGTGGATCTTGCTAGCTAAAATTTCTATATTCATTTTTACCTCTTTAAAAGCTCTTTTACTACTTCTTTGTCGCTAAATGGGTGCTTGACGCCTTTTATCTCCTGATATGGCTCGTCGCCTTTGCCAAGTATGACAAGCGCCCAGCCGGGTTCTAGCTTGCTGATAGCCAGTGCGATCGCCTCTTTGCGGTTGGCGTTTCGTATCAAATTTTCATTTTGGCTCATGCCAGCGCAAATTTCATCTATTATGCTCTCTGACTCTTCGCTTCTTGGATTGTCACTTGTAACGATGCAAATTCTTGCGTATTTTTGGGCGATCG
This window harbors:
- the moaC gene encoding cyclic pyranopterin monophosphate synthase MoaC, which codes for MMLTHLDEKDRPKMVDVSPKDPTKRVATASGIIKMSKEAFRAIKENTGKKGPVIQTAVVAAIMGAKKTSELIPMCHPLAILGVDCDIEELPEICAFKLYVSVKIEGKTGVEMEALTGVSVGLLTIYDMVKAIDKSMEISNIVLESKTGGKSGEYMRSK
- a CDS encoding DUF493 domain-containing protein, giving the protein MASICDLNNKKAKIDYPTHWEYKIIFDADVNVEEKVKEIVKDREFKLVFSKFSKDKKYASYDLAVLVLSEEERLEIFSALKHEAKYVL
- a CDS encoding undecaprenyl-diphosphate phosphatase yields the protein MEISHVIVLALVQGISEFLPISSSAHLILVPKLLGWPDQGLAFDVAVHVGTLSAILFYFKDTIFKLLRDFFVSIAQRKMVGDSLLVWCVGFATIPVGIFGLLFNNIIEEYARSGVVIAITTIVFGIALYFADLRSTNKSEYEMTIKFALIIGLAQAVALIPGVSRSGITMTAALFLGFSHKGSANFSFLMSIPVIILAGGLESIKLIKDPNALPWSDIALGVIISAVSAYLCVKLFMGIISRIRMLPFVIYRLILGAFLLYLFL
- the tkt gene encoding transketolase produces the protein MLKKQADTIRFLCADMVQNANSGHPGAPMGLADIMVVLSNFLKHNPKNPKWLNRDRLVFSGGHASSLVYSFLHLSGYNLSLDELKNFRQLGSNTPGHPEIHTPGVEVATGPLGQGVANAVGLAMAEKYAANVLNEPDNKIIDHKIYCLCGDGDLEEGISYEACSIAGNLRLDNLVLIYDSNNITIEGDTAIAFSEDVKARFEAQGWEVARIDGHDYDQIEFALEQANEKESPYLIIANTRIARGAMELEGSQHSHGAPLGEEIIKKAKAAAGFDPEKKFAIDEDVLLRFRGAVEKGDLEEAMWNKKVEALSIEGKNLLNSLLNPEFSKIEFPDFSDKKLATRDTNHVILNEIAKKLPGFIGGSADLAPSNKTELKSMGDFPNGKNIHYGIREHAMAAINNGISRYGLFLPFSATFFIFSDYLKPSARIAALMGIKHFFVFTHDSIGVGEDGPTHQPIEQLSTFRAMPNFYTFRPADGNENAASWQVALNLNAPSAFVLSRQGLDPLAKGEFGEVSNGAYLLSSAKDAKITFIASGSEVSLCVKAVTLLAEQGIGANVVSAPCFDLLCEQPDEYVARILDKNTTIIAVEAATGLEWYKFADAVYGMSGFGASGKANELFDHFGFTPQKLANFASELI
- a CDS encoding polyprenyl synthetase family protein — its product is MSLLEDFVKFLNANLPKVPSFHPYYEEALGVMLKAGGKHFRALLLLGVVYSVDKSLTQKAMRVALGLEMMHTYSLIHDDLPSMDNASLRRGTPTLHVTYDETTAILAGDALNTHAFYEISRADLPADTRIKCVEILSQNAGVSGMVLGQALDCFFENTNKEDTKRAKAKFGLSGKMLSLDELVFLHIHKTAKLIAASLKMGAVIVNLSERECEKIYDIGLKLGLAFQIQDDIIDLTSDEAAAGKPVHNDLAKNSFTNLLGLSGAKKKKDELICEIEEALKQIDVSIAKMILELTDKQLR
- a CDS encoding DUF7488 domain-containing protein; translation: MRLKYKFALAFLLTALCLNADPRPTQEDFNACFEKNKNSIVSVNKHFGVAITKNLIAVPKSDGAPLGEYVKFDPYLQLFLVRSSKELSPVVMADETNEERIKKSTWVGILNDSNNTVMGHIKSLGQNLGDFDTLSFEYNATGEINTPCCKMIGIAVGADKFIPNRYLKHFVSYDDVYYGDIGVKFLQKEDKFFVGLVDPLGRGKMMMVDDELVSVNGIKPKSLRELNEMVLFAPKGAKLDIIVKRDKQEMLFQVPVSGEVKFNQSLDVDAPSSLDIPNFNIMPKEPQTMLDDKILVDYGITVDKNLVVTKVEPKSNAEIFGIKTGDKILGFDKQSVSSREELLEKLGELKNFTLLFTRNDFQFFARVPK
- a CDS encoding YbaB/EbfC family nucleoid-associated protein, encoding MFEGFDFSKMGQMLEDVQRQAKQIEEESKNKEFGAKSGGGLVSVRANGSGEILDISIDDSLLEDKESMQILLISAVNDVLKSVEADKKNTASRMLGGLASMGIK
- the panD gene encoding aspartate 1-decarboxylase, which translates into the protein MNIEILASKIHRAVVTDANLNYVGSISIGEELIKAANLIENQKVEILDVNNGERFATYVIKGKKGEICLNGAAARKVCVGDVVIIVAYASMKFKKAKKFKPTIVHVNNKNEIIKE